The Oreochromis niloticus isolate F11D_XX linkage group LG2, O_niloticus_UMD_NMBU, whole genome shotgun sequence genome includes a region encoding these proteins:
- the LOC100704785 gene encoding protocadherin alpha-C2 isoform X1 — MAVTARCCYSVKGNVPFSLYLVIVVLSGLTNAQIRYSIPEELENGALVGDIVRDLGLDLRKLSTRRIRITSDSGRRYFTINHKTGKLVVSDRIDRETFCEFSGTCSRSLEVVLENPLEVHNVEVEILDVNDNAPQFPRDEYQLEVSESAVPGSRFHIEGAQDADDGSNSVKQYRLSPSEHLTLDSIKAFSNNKQIELILKKSFDREQMPSHQLILTAMDGGTPQRTGTAKINVRVLDANDNSPTFDSSVYKVKLSENSPKGALVIKLNATDPDDGLNGEVFYSFSSYTPERVRQMFSMDTDTGEIRVKNNIDYEETNSYEMYIQAMDKGPAPTAVHCKVVVEVLDVNDNIPEIVLSSLSSPVREDARADTVVALISVIDRDSGPNKQVTLEIMPNLPFRIKSFRNHYTIVTSAFLDRETISSYNVTVNAVDGGTPPLSSQMTFKVDVADVNDNPPRFEQTSYTVYITENNAPGASLCVVKATDADAGENARITYTVLNDNNHGIPIASYVSIKPDKGEAYALRAFDFEKLREFHFQIKAQDNGVPPLSRVATVYVYIMDQNDHVPRIVYPPANGSRTMETLMKNVEAGVLVSKITAWDGDAGQNAWLLYSLEQTNTDVDLFKVHEYTGEIRTTRRVIEDNSTSFILTVLVRDNGLPPLSSTATIYVHVMESPPKLAPETKRIIRADSGLKLSSVTIYLIIALSATTFVFLVTVFVLAIVRCHAYCTQPGSCCPCCVSKKNVPEGGAAAAGGGGAARAAGGGQQVNNVALRRDLKVEPHYIEVRGNGSLTKTYCYKTCLTATSGSDTFMFYNTGRPHSGTWGSGYVTSHSGQSQIFVRRLSMPDATAIQPKAPNSDWRYSASLRAGGVMQSSVHMEESSVMQGAQGVLVQNWPTASSAADGEGGEVSPPMGAGVDSNSWHFRYGPGGPGAPPQHLKPGEVPPEAFIIPGSPAIISIRQNQGGEDDKSDFITFGKKEEAKKKKKKKKEKKDKKDKGKDDGDE, encoded by the exons ATGGCTGTGACGGCGCGATGCTGCTACAGTGTAAAAGGGAATGTgcctttttctttatatttggtTATCGTCGTACTCAGTGGCCTTACAAATGCACAAATTCGATACTCCATTCCAGAGGAGCTGGAGAACGGAGCACTGGTAGGTGACATTGTCCGAGATCTGGGTCTGGATCTAAGAAAACTTTCCACTCGACGCATCAGAATTACATCGGACAGTGGACGGAGATATTTCACCATAAACCACAAAACCGGGAAACTGGTGGTGAGTGACCGCATTGACCGAGAGACATTTTGTGAATTCAGTGGCACCTGTTCACGCAGCCTTGAGGTAGTATTAGAGAATCCGCTTGAGGTGCACAACGTGGAGGTTGAGATTTTGGACGTGAACGATAACGCGCCACAGTTCCCTCGAGATGAATATCAGCTTGAGGTGTCCGAGTCCGCTGTGCCCGGGTCGCGGTTCCACATCGAAGGCGCTCAGGATGCAGATGACGGTTCCAACTCTGTGAAGCAGTATCGACTCAGCCCAAGCGAGCACCTCACTCTAGACTCAATTAAAGCCTTCTCTAATAATAAGCAGATTGAGCTCATTCTCAAAAAGTCCTTTGACCGGGAGCAGATGCCCTCTCATCAGCTTATCCTGACAGCAATGGATGGAGGCACCCCACAGCGAACTGGCACGGCCAAAATTAATGTCCGTGTGCTCGACGCTAATGACAACTCGCCCACATTTGACAGCTCTGTGTACAAAGTAAAActgtctgaaaactctccaaaGGGTGCACTTGTAATCAAGTTAAATGCAACAGATCCCGATGATGGCTTAAATGGCGAGGTTTTTTACTCCTTCAGCAGTTACACGCCAGAAAGAGTCAGACAGATGTTTTCTATGGACACAGACACAGGGGAAATTAGGGTAAAAAACAACATAGACTACGAGGAGACAAACTCCTATGAAATGTATATACAGGCAATGGACAAGGGGCCAGCCCCCACAGCAGTGCACTGTAAAGTAGTTGTAGAAGTTTTGGATGTCAATGACAACATTCCTGAGATTGTACTGTCTTCACTCTCCAGCCCTGTACGTGAAGATGCCCGGGCTGACACAGTGGTAGCATTGATCAGTGTGATTGACCGTGACTCTGGACCAAACAAGCAAGTAACTCTGGAGATCATGCCCAATTTGCCTTTTAGGATCAAGTCCTTCCGCAATCACTATACTATTGTCACATCAGCTTTCCTGGATCGTGAAACCATCTCATCCTACAATGTCACAGTCAATGCTGTGGATGGAGGCACACCACCCCTGTCATCTCAGATGACCTTTAAAGTGGATGTTGCAGATGTTAATGATAACCCACCTCGTTTTGAACAGACGTCATATACTGTTTATATTACAGAGAACAATGCTCCTGGTGCATCTCTCTGTGTTGTCAAGGCCACAGACGCTGATGCTGGAGAAAATGCACGGATCACCTATACCGTCCTCAATGACAACAACCATGGCATCCCTATAGCCAGCTATGTCAGCATCAAACCTGATAAAGGTGAGGCCTATGCCCTGAGAGCCTTTGACTTTGAGAAGCTGCGAGAGTTTCACTTTCAGATTAAAGCCCAGGACAACGGTGTACCTCCCCTCAGTCGTGTGGCCACAGTTTATGTTTACATTATGGATCAGAACGATCATGTGCCCAGGATAGTGTACCCACCTGCCAATGGAAGCCGCACCATGGAGACACTAATGAAGAACGTTGAAGCAGGAGTGTTGGTTAGCAAGATTACTGCATGGGATGGTGATGCTGGCCAGAATGCTTGGTTGCTTTATTCCCTGGAGCAGACCAACACAGATGTTGATCTGTTCAAGGTGCATGAGTACACAGGTGAGATCCGCACCACACGGCGTGTCATAGAAGATAACTCCACCTCCTTCATTCTGACCGTACTGGTGCGCGATAATGGACTACCCCCACTCTCCTCCACCGCTACAATCTATGTACACGTGATGGAGTCCCCTCCAAAGTTGGCACCTGAAACCAAACGCATCATCAGGGCTGACAGTGGCCTAAAGCTTTCCAGTGTCACTATCTACCTCATCATTGCCTTGAGTGCCACAACCTTTGTATTCCTGGTCACTGTCTTTGTGCTGGCAATTGTGCGATGCCATGCCTATTGTACCCAGCCTGGCTCCTGTTGCCCTTGTTGTGTGTCCAAGAAAAATGTCCCAGAAGGAGgcgctgcagcagctggaggtGGGGGTGCAGCAAGAGCTGCAGGTGGAGGCCAGCAAGTCAACAATGTGGCCCTGCGACGTGACCTCAAAGTGGAACCGCATTATATTGAAGTGCGGGGAAATGGGTCTCTCACCAAAACATACTGTTACAAGACATGCCTGACTGCCACGTCAGGAAGTGACACTTTTATGTTCTACAACACTGGACGGCCGCATAGTGGCACTTGGGGTTCAGGCTACGTCACCAGTCACAGTGGACAGAGCCAGATATTTGTACGGCGTCTCAGTATGCCAGATGCAACAGCAATTCAG CCCAAGGCACCGAATTCAGACTGGAGATATTCAGCCTCCCTGAGAGCAGGAGGTGTAATGCAGAG ttcaGTGCATATGGAGGAGTCCTCAGTAATGCAGGGAGCCCAGGGGGTTCTGGTTCAGAACTGGCCCACTGCATCTAGTGCTGCTG ATGGTGAAGGAGGAGAGGTTTCGCCCCCAATGGGTGCTGGCGTAGACAGCAACAGCTGGCACTTTCGCTATGGCCCCGGTGGTCCCGGTGCACCTCCACAACACCTAAAACCTGGAGAGGTTCCCCCAGAAGCTTTCATTATCCCTGGCTCCCCTGCCATAATATCTATCAGACAGAACCAAGGAGGAGAGGACGACAAGAGTGATTTCATTACCTTTGGAAAGAAAGAGGAGgccaagaagaaaaagaagaagaagaaggaaaagaaagacaagaagGATAAAGGAAAAGATGATGGAGATGAGTAG
- the LOC100704785 gene encoding protocadherin alpha-C2 isoform X12 encodes MAVTARCCYSVKGNVPFSLYLVIVVLSGLTNAQIRYSIPEELENGALVGDIVRDLGLDLRKLSTRRIRITSDSGRRYFTINHKTGKLVVSDRIDRETFCEFSGTCSRSLEVVLENPLEVHNVEVEILDVNDNAPQFPRDEYQLEVSESAVPGSRFHIEGAQDADDGSNSVKQYRLSPSEHLTLDSIKAFSNNKQIELILKKSFDREQMPSHQLILTAMDGGTPQRTGTAKINVRVLDANDNSPTFDSSVYKVKLSENSPKGALVIKLNATDPDDGLNGEVFYSFSSYTPERVRQMFSMDTDTGEIRVKNNIDYEETNSYEMYIQAMDKGPAPTAVHCKVVVEVLDVNDNIPEIVLSSLSSPVREDARADTVVALISVIDRDSGPNKQVTLEIMPNLPFRIKSFRNHYTIVTSAFLDRETISSYNVTVNAVDGGTPPLSSQMTFKVDVADVNDNPPRFEQTSYTVYITENNAPGASLCVVKATDADAGENARITYTVLNDNNHGIPIASYVSIKPDKGEAYALRAFDFEKLREFHFQIKAQDNGVPPLSRVATVYVYIMDQNDHVPRIVYPPANGSRTMETLMKNVEAGVLVSKITAWDGDAGQNAWLLYSLEQTNTDVDLFKVHEYTGEIRTTRRVIEDNSTSFILTVLVRDNGLPPLSSTATIYVHVMESPPKLAPETKRIIRADSGLKLSSVTIYLIIALSATTFVFLVTVFVLAIVRCHAYCTQPGSCCPCCVSKKNVPEGGAAAAGGGGAARAAGGGQQVNNVALRRDLKVEPHYIEVRGNGSLTKTYCYKTCLTATSGSDTFMFYNTGRPHSGTWGSGYVTSHSGQSQIFVRRLSMPDATAIQPKAPNSDWRYSASLRAGGVMQRW; translated from the exons ATGGCTGTGACGGCGCGATGCTGCTACAGTGTAAAAGGGAATGTgcctttttctttatatttggtTATCGTCGTACTCAGTGGCCTTACAAATGCACAAATTCGATACTCCATTCCAGAGGAGCTGGAGAACGGAGCACTGGTAGGTGACATTGTCCGAGATCTGGGTCTGGATCTAAGAAAACTTTCCACTCGACGCATCAGAATTACATCGGACAGTGGACGGAGATATTTCACCATAAACCACAAAACCGGGAAACTGGTGGTGAGTGACCGCATTGACCGAGAGACATTTTGTGAATTCAGTGGCACCTGTTCACGCAGCCTTGAGGTAGTATTAGAGAATCCGCTTGAGGTGCACAACGTGGAGGTTGAGATTTTGGACGTGAACGATAACGCGCCACAGTTCCCTCGAGATGAATATCAGCTTGAGGTGTCCGAGTCCGCTGTGCCCGGGTCGCGGTTCCACATCGAAGGCGCTCAGGATGCAGATGACGGTTCCAACTCTGTGAAGCAGTATCGACTCAGCCCAAGCGAGCACCTCACTCTAGACTCAATTAAAGCCTTCTCTAATAATAAGCAGATTGAGCTCATTCTCAAAAAGTCCTTTGACCGGGAGCAGATGCCCTCTCATCAGCTTATCCTGACAGCAATGGATGGAGGCACCCCACAGCGAACTGGCACGGCCAAAATTAATGTCCGTGTGCTCGACGCTAATGACAACTCGCCCACATTTGACAGCTCTGTGTACAAAGTAAAActgtctgaaaactctccaaaGGGTGCACTTGTAATCAAGTTAAATGCAACAGATCCCGATGATGGCTTAAATGGCGAGGTTTTTTACTCCTTCAGCAGTTACACGCCAGAAAGAGTCAGACAGATGTTTTCTATGGACACAGACACAGGGGAAATTAGGGTAAAAAACAACATAGACTACGAGGAGACAAACTCCTATGAAATGTATATACAGGCAATGGACAAGGGGCCAGCCCCCACAGCAGTGCACTGTAAAGTAGTTGTAGAAGTTTTGGATGTCAATGACAACATTCCTGAGATTGTACTGTCTTCACTCTCCAGCCCTGTACGTGAAGATGCCCGGGCTGACACAGTGGTAGCATTGATCAGTGTGATTGACCGTGACTCTGGACCAAACAAGCAAGTAACTCTGGAGATCATGCCCAATTTGCCTTTTAGGATCAAGTCCTTCCGCAATCACTATACTATTGTCACATCAGCTTTCCTGGATCGTGAAACCATCTCATCCTACAATGTCACAGTCAATGCTGTGGATGGAGGCACACCACCCCTGTCATCTCAGATGACCTTTAAAGTGGATGTTGCAGATGTTAATGATAACCCACCTCGTTTTGAACAGACGTCATATACTGTTTATATTACAGAGAACAATGCTCCTGGTGCATCTCTCTGTGTTGTCAAGGCCACAGACGCTGATGCTGGAGAAAATGCACGGATCACCTATACCGTCCTCAATGACAACAACCATGGCATCCCTATAGCCAGCTATGTCAGCATCAAACCTGATAAAGGTGAGGCCTATGCCCTGAGAGCCTTTGACTTTGAGAAGCTGCGAGAGTTTCACTTTCAGATTAAAGCCCAGGACAACGGTGTACCTCCCCTCAGTCGTGTGGCCACAGTTTATGTTTACATTATGGATCAGAACGATCATGTGCCCAGGATAGTGTACCCACCTGCCAATGGAAGCCGCACCATGGAGACACTAATGAAGAACGTTGAAGCAGGAGTGTTGGTTAGCAAGATTACTGCATGGGATGGTGATGCTGGCCAGAATGCTTGGTTGCTTTATTCCCTGGAGCAGACCAACACAGATGTTGATCTGTTCAAGGTGCATGAGTACACAGGTGAGATCCGCACCACACGGCGTGTCATAGAAGATAACTCCACCTCCTTCATTCTGACCGTACTGGTGCGCGATAATGGACTACCCCCACTCTCCTCCACCGCTACAATCTATGTACACGTGATGGAGTCCCCTCCAAAGTTGGCACCTGAAACCAAACGCATCATCAGGGCTGACAGTGGCCTAAAGCTTTCCAGTGTCACTATCTACCTCATCATTGCCTTGAGTGCCACAACCTTTGTATTCCTGGTCACTGTCTTTGTGCTGGCAATTGTGCGATGCCATGCCTATTGTACCCAGCCTGGCTCCTGTTGCCCTTGTTGTGTGTCCAAGAAAAATGTCCCAGAAGGAGgcgctgcagcagctggaggtGGGGGTGCAGCAAGAGCTGCAGGTGGAGGCCAGCAAGTCAACAATGTGGCCCTGCGACGTGACCTCAAAGTGGAACCGCATTATATTGAAGTGCGGGGAAATGGGTCTCTCACCAAAACATACTGTTACAAGACATGCCTGACTGCCACGTCAGGAAGTGACACTTTTATGTTCTACAACACTGGACGGCCGCATAGTGGCACTTGGGGTTCAGGCTACGTCACCAGTCACAGTGGACAGAGCCAGATATTTGTACGGCGTCTCAGTATGCCAGATGCAACAGCAATTCAG CCCAAGGCACCGAATTCAGACTGGAGATATTCAGCCTCCCTGAGAGCAGGAGGTGTAATGCAGAG ATGGTGA